One Acutalibacter muris DNA window includes the following coding sequences:
- the argB gene encoding acetylglutamate kinase, with translation MQVSNSERANILVQALPYIKKYAGATVVVKYGGNAMLDDELKSAVMSDIVLMQLVGINVVLVHGGGPEINAMLKRIGKESKFIGGMRYTDEETIGIVQQVLAGKVNKDLVQLLEDAGGRAIGLCGLDGSLLKADRLEEDLGFVGEIREVNVDILRDAAQNGYIPIVSTVAAGYHGEVYNINADIAAARIAAELGAMKLILMTDVCGLLRNKDDENTLIPVVNVSDVRRLKKEGVINGGMIPKIDCCVDAVRRGVNRAHIIDGRIAHSILVELFTDEGIGTMFY, from the coding sequence ATGCAGGTATCAAACAGCGAGAGGGCTAATATCCTTGTGCAGGCCCTGCCGTATATCAAAAAGTACGCAGGGGCCACGGTGGTGGTGAAGTACGGAGGGAACGCCATGCTGGACGACGAGCTGAAATCGGCGGTTATGAGCGATATCGTGCTGATGCAGTTGGTGGGCATAAACGTGGTGCTGGTCCACGGCGGCGGGCCGGAAATAAACGCCATGCTGAAAAGGATCGGCAAGGAGAGCAAATTCATCGGCGGTATGCGCTATACGGACGAGGAAACTATCGGTATCGTTCAGCAGGTGCTGGCAGGGAAGGTGAACAAGGACCTTGTGCAGCTTCTTGAGGACGCGGGTGGCAGGGCCATAGGGCTTTGTGGCCTGGACGGTTCGTTATTAAAGGCAGACCGGCTGGAGGAGGACCTAGGCTTCGTGGGGGAGATAAGGGAGGTCAATGTGGATATCCTGCGTGACGCCGCCCAGAACGGCTATATCCCCATCGTTTCTACTGTAGCGGCGGGCTATCACGGCGAGGTGTACAACATCAATGCGGACATTGCCGCCGCTCGGATAGCTGCGGAGCTGGGGGCCATGAAGCTGATACTTATGACGGACGTATGCGGCCTTTTGCGGAACAAGGATGACGAGAACACCCTTATTCCGGTGGTGAACGTCAGCGATGTGCGGAGACTCAAAAAAGAGGGCGTGATAAACGGCGGCATGATACCCAAGATAGACTGCTGTGTGGACGCGGTCCGCCGGGGTGTGAACCGGGCCCATATAATTGACGGGCGCATCGCGCATTCGATCCTCGTGGAGCTTTTCACCGACGAGGGCATCGGTACTATGTTCTATTAG
- a CDS encoding aspartate aminotransferase family protein, translating to MKFQEIKDQEQEYIIHTYGRVDAALVKGRNATAWDVEGREYIDFTSGIGVNSLGYSDPDWTAAVSKQAGEIQHLCNYYYSPQNTALAQELCTAAGMAQAFFCNSGAEANECAIKIARKYGEKRGAYKIATLENSFHGRTLTTLAATGQEGFHKDFLPLTEGFLYAKAGDIKAMDALLDGSVCAVMIETVQGEGGVVPMDPNFLKALGELCHERDVLLIIDEVQTGVGRTGHFYSYQGYGVQPDVVTSAKGLAGGLPIGICLVAEKLRDILKPGQQGSTFGGNPVVCAGAREVVRRVSSPEFLQTVREKGEYISKRLEKLFQVEFVRGRGLMLGIKLKSGDAHDVLVKCARQGLLVLTAKELVRFLPPLTITMEEIDKGLLIFEKVLQEEN from the coding sequence ATGAAATTTCAAGAGATAAAGGACCAGGAGCAAGAGTATATCATACACACCTACGGCAGAGTGGACGCGGCGCTGGTAAAGGGTAGAAACGCTACCGCCTGGGATGTGGAGGGCAGGGAGTATATTGATTTCACCTCTGGCATAGGTGTGAACAGCCTTGGATACAGCGACCCGGATTGGACTGCCGCCGTGTCAAAACAGGCAGGGGAGATTCAGCACCTATGTAACTATTACTATTCGCCCCAGAACACAGCCCTTGCACAGGAACTGTGCACAGCCGCCGGAATGGCCCAGGCTTTCTTCTGCAACTCTGGGGCAGAGGCCAACGAGTGCGCAATAAAAATAGCGCGGAAATATGGGGAAAAGCGGGGCGCATATAAAATTGCCACCCTTGAAAACTCCTTCCACGGACGCACCCTGACGACCCTGGCCGCCACCGGCCAGGAGGGCTTCCATAAGGATTTTCTGCCCCTTACAGAGGGTTTCCTATACGCCAAGGCGGGCGATATCAAGGCTATGGACGCGTTATTAGATGGCAGTGTATGCGCCGTTATGATAGAGACCGTTCAGGGCGAGGGCGGTGTGGTGCCCATGGACCCGAATTTCCTTAAGGCTCTCGGCGAACTATGCCATGAGCGGGACGTGCTTCTAATTATCGATGAGGTACAGACAGGAGTGGGCCGCACGGGGCATTTTTACAGTTATCAGGGCTATGGCGTTCAGCCTGATGTGGTGACAAGCGCCAAGGGTCTTGCGGGCGGCCTACCCATAGGAATATGTCTGGTGGCTGAAAAGCTCCGGGATATCTTGAAGCCCGGCCAGCAGGGCTCCACCTTCGGCGGCAACCCGGTGGTATGCGCCGGGGCCAGAGAGGTGGTCCGGCGGGTAAGCTCCCCGGAGTTTTTGCAGACTGTCCGGGAGAAGGGGGAGTATATTTCCAAGAGACTTGAGAAGCTTTTCCAGGTGGAATTTGTGCGGGGCAGAGGGCTGATGCTTGGGATCAAGCTGAAATCCGGCGACGCCCATGACGTGCTTGTAAAATGTGCCCGGCAGGGATTATTGGTGCTCACCGCTAAAGAGCTGGTGCGGTTCCTGCCGCCACTGACTATCACCATGGAGGAGATCGATAAAGGACTTTTGATATTTGAAAAAGTTTTGCAGGAGGAAAACTGA
- the argF gene encoding ornithine carbamoyltransferase gives MEHLLKLLDMSGEEIIEVLNLADQLKYETKHGIEHPHLKGKCLGMIFEKSSTRTRVSFEVGINQLGGYAVVLSSEGSQIGRGEPVQDTARVLSRYVDGIMIRTFSQQEVEDLAKYGSVPVINGLTDFCHPCQVLADLMTIREFKGSLDGLKMCFIGDGNNMMNSLVVGGLKVGMAVSVACPEGYRPPKEILDFAKNYDCFELTDDPMQAAKNADVVITDVWTSMGQEEERQKREAAFKGYCVNKELMAQAKPDAMVQHCLPAHRGEEITEEIFEQNAQHIFEEAENRLHAQKAVMVKTMAK, from the coding sequence ATGGAGCATTTACTAAAGCTTTTGGACATGAGCGGCGAGGAGATAATCGAGGTGCTGAACCTTGCCGACCAGCTTAAATACGAGACAAAGCACGGCATCGAGCACCCGCACTTAAAGGGCAAGTGCCTTGGAATGATTTTTGAGAAGTCCTCCACCCGCACAAGAGTCTCCTTTGAGGTGGGGATAAATCAGCTGGGGGGCTACGCCGTGGTGCTGTCTTCAGAGGGCTCCCAGATAGGCAGGGGCGAGCCGGTGCAGGACACGGCGCGGGTGCTGTCAAGATATGTGGACGGCATTATGATACGCACCTTCAGCCAGCAGGAGGTGGAGGACCTGGCAAAATACGGCAGTGTGCCGGTGATAAACGGCCTGACAGACTTCTGCCATCCCTGTCAGGTGCTGGCGGACCTTATGACTATCCGGGAATTTAAGGGTTCACTGGATGGCCTGAAAATGTGCTTCATCGGGGACGGCAACAATATGATGAACTCCCTTGTTGTGGGGGGACTAAAGGTCGGTATGGCCGTCTCTGTTGCCTGCCCGGAGGGCTACCGCCCGCCAAAGGAGATACTTGACTTTGCAAAGAATTATGACTGCTTCGAGCTGACTGACGATCCTATGCAGGCGGCAAAAAACGCCGATGTGGTCATCACCGACGTGTGGACCTCCATGGGCCAGGAGGAGGAGCGTCAAAAGCGCGAGGCGGCCTTTAAGGGCTACTGCGTGAACAAAGAGCTAATGGCCCAGGCCAAGCCCGACGCCATGGTACAGCACTGCCTGCCAGCCCATAGGGGAGAGGAGATTACCGAAGAGATATTCGAGCAGAACGCCCAGCATATCTTTGAGGAGGCCGAGAACCGCCTGCACGCCCAGAAGGCGGTCATGGTGAAGACGATGGCGAAATAA
- a CDS encoding AI-2E family transporter, whose protein sequence is MFHTEELKRLAPIGVFFAVYSLAFLLWKATFIYSLPFLLGLLIAAALQPVIRWTQGKLRLSRAAASGAVTALALALLLSALILLTFLGVRELADFLARAAGGGFPEFSPPVQRFFRWLGDLVRQIDAEFLERHREQLMEFLKNSADLAMAALNRVLGVLGSLPVLLAMALVTGFSAFFLARDFDRLRGWARGFLSDKAAGQLRRAAAHSSGAGKKYLLSYVLIYLISFCEAFVILSILNVPYPLISAVITCFADILPVLGPGFVLGPIAVWQALCGSYGRAAGVLVGWAVMGCVRQVIEPKLVASTAKLHPLTMLAAVYFSLAAGSLWVLVYTAGLFMLYSLLRNAGILPRLISPSSSP, encoded by the coding sequence ATGTTTCACACAGAGGAGCTAAAACGTCTGGCCCCCATTGGGGTGTTTTTTGCCGTATACAGCCTTGCCTTCCTTCTTTGGAAAGCCACCTTTATCTATTCATTGCCGTTCCTGTTGGGCCTTCTTATAGCTGCGGCGTTGCAGCCGGTCATAAGGTGGACTCAGGGTAAACTGCGCCTAAGCAGGGCTGCCGCCTCCGGGGCAGTCACGGCTTTGGCGCTGGCGCTGCTGCTCTCGGCGCTGATACTCTTAACGTTCCTCGGCGTGCGGGAGTTGGCGGACTTTCTCGCAAGGGCCGCCGGCGGCGGGTTTCCCGAGTTTTCCCCGCCGGTGCAGAGATTCTTTCGGTGGCTTGGGGATCTAGTTCGTCAGATAGACGCGGAGTTTCTGGAGCGTCACCGGGAACAACTGATGGAATTCTTGAAGAACAGCGCGGACCTGGCCATGGCCGCGCTGAACAGAGTGCTGGGCGTGCTGGGGTCGCTGCCGGTCCTGCTGGCAATGGCCCTGGTGACGGGCTTTTCAGCCTTCTTCCTTGCCCGGGATTTTGACAGGCTGCGCGGCTGGGCCAGGGGATTTTTAAGCGATAAAGCTGCCGGTCAGCTCCGGCGTGCTGCTGCGCACTCCTCCGGCGCCGGAAAAAAGTATCTGTTGTCCTATGTGCTGATATATTTAATCAGCTTCTGCGAAGCCTTCGTTATACTGTCCATCTTAAACGTGCCGTACCCCCTCATAAGCGCAGTTATCACATGCTTCGCCGATATACTTCCCGTGCTTGGGCCCGGCTTTGTCCTGGGCCCCATAGCGGTCTGGCAAGCCCTCTGCGGGTCCTATGGCCGGGCGGCCGGGGTCCTGGTGGGGTGGGCAGTAATGGGCTGCGTGCGCCAGGTTATAGAGCCGAAGCTGGTGGCCTCTACGGCAAAGCTACACCCGCTAACCATGCTGGCGGCGGTCTATTTCTCGCTGGCGGCAGGCAGCCTTTGGGTATTGGTCTACACCGCCGGGCTCTTTATGCTGTACTCCCTATTGCGTAATGCCGGGATACTGCCTAGGCTTATTTCGCCATCGTCTTCACCATGA
- a CDS encoding helix-turn-helix domain-containing protein: MRLRGQPLGTKNLIGARVENARRNQGMKQKELLAQLQVRGVDLNASGLSKLEGQIRYVTDTELLALSQILGVSVMWLLTGEERPQQHNS, translated from the coding sequence ATGAGACTGCGGGGGCAGCCATTAGGCACAAAGAATCTGATCGGTGCACGGGTGGAGAATGCCCGCAGAAATCAGGGCATGAAGCAGAAGGAGCTTCTTGCCCAGCTACAGGTGCGGGGCGTTGACCTTAACGCCTCCGGGCTTTCAAAGCTCGAGGGGCAGATACGGTACGTGACGGACACGGAGCTCCTGGCCCTTTCCCAGATTTTGGGCGTATCGGTCATGTGGTTGCTGACAGGCGAGGAACGGCCCCAGCAGCATAATTCCTAA
- a CDS encoding nicotinate phosphoribosyltransferase — protein sequence MFSQRELTMLTDFYEITMANGYFLEGFKDTICYFDMFFRKLPDNGGFAIMAGVEQLVEYLKNLHFSTEDIEYLSGRHMFSGEFLEYLRNFKFSCDVWTIPEGTPIFPGEPVVTVRGPVIQAQFIETMVLLCINHQSLIATKSNRIVRAAQGRAVMEFGSRRAQGFDGAVYGARAAYIGGCAGTACTISDQLFGVPALGTMAHSWVQLFDSEYEAFKAYAKAYPNNCVLLVDTYNVLKSGVPNAIKVFNEVLVPNGYRPTGIRIDSGDITYLSRKARKLLDDAGFEDCQICASNSLDEYIIRDMLIQGAKVDSFGVGERLITSSSEPVFGGVYKLVGVENPDGTVKPKIKISENVVKITTPCFKNVWRLFDKETDKAIADVVTMHDEVIDEEQPYVLFDPNHTWKRKTVENFHAVPLLTQIFKNGECVYTPRALNAIKAYCAAQVDTLWEEVTRFENPHSYYVDLSQKLWDEKNRMLSEKNY from the coding sequence ATGTTTTCACAGCGCGAGCTGACCATGCTCACCGACTTTTACGAGATAACCATGGCCAACGGATATTTTTTGGAGGGCTTTAAGGACACTATATGCTATTTTGATATGTTTTTCCGCAAGCTGCCCGATAACGGCGGCTTTGCCATAATGGCTGGGGTGGAGCAGCTGGTGGAGTACCTGAAAAACCTGCACTTCTCCACGGAGGATATTGAATACCTCTCGGGGAGGCATATGTTCAGCGGGGAGTTTTTGGAGTATCTCCGCAATTTCAAGTTCTCCTGCGACGTATGGACTATCCCGGAGGGTACGCCTATTTTCCCCGGCGAACCTGTTGTTACCGTTCGCGGCCCTGTCATACAGGCCCAATTTATCGAGACCATGGTACTGCTGTGCATAAACCACCAGAGCCTTATAGCCACCAAGTCGAACCGAATAGTCCGCGCGGCCCAGGGGCGTGCTGTAATGGAGTTTGGCTCGCGCCGGGCACAGGGCTTCGATGGGGCCGTATACGGCGCAAGGGCGGCATATATCGGCGGCTGTGCCGGCACGGCCTGCACCATCAGCGACCAACTCTTTGGGGTTCCGGCACTGGGCACAATGGCACATAGCTGGGTACAGCTCTTCGACTCCGAGTACGAGGCCTTTAAGGCCTACGCCAAGGCATATCCCAACAACTGCGTGCTGCTGGTGGATACCTATAATGTGCTGAAATCCGGCGTGCCCAACGCCATAAAGGTCTTTAACGAGGTGCTGGTGCCAAATGGCTACCGGCCCACGGGCATCCGCATAGACAGCGGCGATATCACCTATCTGTCCCGCAAGGCCCGCAAGCTGCTGGACGATGCGGGCTTTGAGGACTGCCAGATATGCGCGTCCAACTCCCTGGACGAATACATTATCCGCGATATGCTCATCCAAGGGGCGAAGGTGGATTCCTTCGGCGTGGGCGAGCGGCTGATAACCTCCTCCTCCGAGCCTGTGTTCGGCGGGGTATACAAGCTGGTGGGCGTTGAGAACCCGGACGGCACAGTAAAGCCCAAGATAAAGATAAGCGAGAATGTTGTGAAGATAACCACGCCCTGCTTCAAGAACGTGTGGCGGCTTTTTGATAAAGAGACCGACAAGGCCATTGCCGACGTGGTCACTATGCACGACGAGGTGATAGACGAGGAACAGCCCTATGTGCTGTTCGACCCAAACCATACCTGGAAACGCAAGACAGTGGAGAATTTCCACGCTGTGCCCCTGCTGACACAGATATTTAAAAACGGCGAGTGCGTCTACACACCCCGGGCTCTTAACGCCATCAAGGCCTACTGCGCGGCCCAGGTGGACACACTATGGGAGGAGGTCACCCGGTTTGAAAACCCGCACAGCTACTATGTGGACCTGTCCCAGAAGCTCTGGGACGAGAAGAACCGTATGCTCTCAGAAAAAAACTATTGA
- the recQ gene encoding DNA helicase RecQ, whose translation MEKLSLLKTFFGHDKFRTGQELLIDALLSGRDVLGVMPTGAGKSVCYQLPALMLPGITLVISPLISLMKDQVGALLQSGVPAAYLNSSLSQEEYYQVMAGVRRGEYKLLYVAPERLLAEGFLSLAKRTPISLLAVDEAHCVSQWGQDFRPSYLQIPEFIKALPKRPVLGAFTATATRQVKADIARLLLLKEPLGVTTGFDRPNLFFSVERPKNKAAWLCSFLRSRPQESGIVYCSTRKQVEAIYEMLGARGIAAARYHAGLSDEERRMNQEEFVNDRVRVMAATNAFGMGIDKSNVSFVVHYNMPKDIESYYQEAGRAGRDGSNAQCVLLFSPGDVNTAKYLIFNSQDNESLTEAEQDILRQRDMERLDKMTGYCKTAGCLRSYLLEYFGEETLGECGSCGNCQKGLESRDITVEARKILSAVARAQRKYRRGIGAGSIALMLVGSREQKVSRLGLDRLSTYGIMKDVDRGLIRDYMDFLIQEGYLCTEGGEYPVVRLGANARGVLSGEERVTYLYRKTEWAENVSAAAAKVQEGGPLYEELRALRRQLAQAAGIPPYMIFSNAALEDMARRRPRDMEGFLMVSGVGEVKAKKYGKAFLQKLREWEEKEQEG comes from the coding sequence ATGGAAAAATTATCTCTATTGAAGACGTTTTTCGGCCATGACAAGTTCAGGACCGGGCAGGAGTTACTTATAGACGCCCTGCTTTCCGGCCGGGACGTGTTGGGGGTAATGCCCACAGGGGCGGGCAAGTCGGTATGCTATCAGCTGCCGGCCCTGATGCTGCCGGGGATCACTCTGGTGATATCCCCGCTTATCTCTCTGATGAAGGATCAGGTGGGGGCCCTTTTACAGTCCGGCGTACCGGCGGCGTACCTCAATTCCTCCCTGTCACAGGAGGAGTATTATCAGGTTATGGCTGGAGTGCGGCGGGGGGAGTACAAGCTCTTATACGTTGCCCCCGAGAGACTGCTGGCCGAAGGATTCCTGTCCCTTGCAAAAAGGACGCCCATATCCCTGCTGGCGGTGGACGAGGCCCACTGTGTCTCCCAATGGGGCCAGGATTTTAGGCCCAGCTACTTACAGATACCTGAGTTCATCAAAGCCCTTCCAAAGCGCCCAGTGCTTGGGGCCTTTACGGCCACAGCCACCCGGCAGGTGAAGGCGGACATAGCAAGGCTCCTTCTGCTAAAGGAACCGCTGGGGGTGACCACCGGCTTTGACCGTCCCAACCTGTTTTTCAGCGTGGAAAGGCCCAAAAATAAAGCCGCTTGGCTTTGCAGCTTTTTGAGGTCTCGCCCACAGGAGAGCGGCATAGTCTACTGCTCCACACGCAAGCAGGTAGAAGCTATCTACGAGATGCTGGGAGCAAGGGGCATAGCCGCCGCCCGGTACCACGCGGGGCTCTCCGACGAGGAGCGCCGCATGAACCAGGAGGAATTTGTAAACGACAGGGTACGGGTTATGGCGGCAACAAACGCTTTTGGTATGGGCATAGACAAGTCCAACGTGAGCTTTGTGGTGCATTATAACATGCCAAAGGATATAGAGAGCTATTATCAGGAGGCCGGTCGGGCGGGCCGGGACGGTTCCAACGCCCAATGTGTGCTGCTGTTTTCCCCGGGCGACGTGAACACGGCAAAGTATCTTATATTTAACTCCCAGGATAATGAGAGTCTGACAGAAGCGGAGCAGGACATACTGCGCCAAAGGGATATGGAGCGCCTAGATAAAATGACTGGCTACTGCAAAACGGCTGGATGTCTTAGGTCCTACCTTCTGGAATATTTCGGAGAGGAGACCCTCGGGGAGTGCGGCAGCTGCGGAAACTGCCAAAAGGGGCTTGAGAGCCGGGATATCACTGTTGAGGCCCGGAAAATACTATCGGCAGTGGCCAGAGCACAGCGCAAATACCGCCGTGGGATTGGTGCCGGTTCCATTGCGCTTATGCTCGTGGGAAGCAGGGAACAGAAGGTCTCCAGGCTGGGCCTTGACCGGCTGTCCACATACGGCATAATGAAGGACGTGGACCGGGGGCTTATCCGGGACTACATGGACTTTCTGATACAGGAGGGTTATCTCTGCACCGAGGGAGGTGAATACCCGGTGGTGCGCCTTGGCGCAAACGCCCGGGGAGTGCTGTCGGGGGAGGAGCGCGTGACTTATCTATACAGAAAGACCGAATGGGCCGAGAACGTCTCTGCCGCTGCGGCGAAGGTCCAGGAGGGCGGTCCGCTGTATGAGGAGCTTCGGGCCCTTCGGCGGCAGTTGGCCCAGGCCGCGGGGATACCGCCGTATATGATATTCAGTAACGCAGCCCTGGAGGATATGGCCCGACGCAGGCCAAGGGATATGGAAGGATTTCTTATGGTCTCCGGCGTGGGGGAGGTCAAGGCCAAAAAGTACGGCAAGGCCTTTCTCCAGAAGCTCAGGGAGTGGGAAGAGAAGGAACAGGAGGGATAG